From the Phoenix dactylifera cultivar Barhee BC4 chromosome 10, palm_55x_up_171113_PBpolish2nd_filt_p, whole genome shotgun sequence genome, one window contains:
- the LOC120112099 gene encoding protein TAB2 homolog, chloroplastic-like, with product MATLGFNSPGIRNPVAPIISRALVSLSKTLSIPPSTFPSSKARAYRHRHRRRPLNPRPNSISESSVSPPASSKEEEEESGLEEEEEVDPRVEVRYLDPGMEAGSIGEWQLDFCSRPILDERGKKVWELVVCDGTLSLQYTRFFPNNVINSVTLRDAIASISASLGVPLPQKIRFFRSQMQTIITKACNELGIKAVPSKRVRNLPPSFQLACVYLLLVFSNNYHL from the exons ATGGCAACTCTCGGCTTCAATTCCCCTGGAATCCGAAACCCCGTAGCGCCCATCATCTCCCGCGCGCTCGTCTCCCTCTCCAAGACCCTCTCCATCCCGCCCTCCACGTTCCCTTCCTCCAAGGCCAGAGCGTACCGGCACCGGCATCGGCGTCGGCCCCTCAATCCTCGCCCCAACTCCATCTCCGAGAGCTCCGTCTCGCCGCCGGCTTCttcgaaggaggaggaagaagaatctggcttggaagaggaggaggaggtggatcCGCGTGTGGAGGTGCGGTACCTGGACCCGGGGATGGAGGCCGGGAGCATCGGGGAGTGGCAACTGGACTTTTGCTCCCGGCCCATCCTGGACGAGCGGGGAAAGAAGGTGTGGGAGCTGGTGGTGTGCGACGGCACCCTCTCCCTGCAGTACACCCGCTTCTTCCCCAACAACGTCATCAACAGCGTCACCCTTAGGGACGCCATCGCCTCCATCAGCGCCTCGCTCGGCGTCCCCTTGCCCCAGAAGATCCGCTTCTTCAG GTCGCAGATGCAGACGATTATTACGAAAGCCTGTAATGAGCTGGGCATAAAAGCAGTTCCTAGTAAACGGGTGCGCAAcctccctccttccttccaGCTCGCTTGTGTTTATCTCCTTCTTGTTTTTAGTAATAATTATCATTTGTGA